One stretch of Gadus chalcogrammus isolate NIFS_2021 chromosome 14, NIFS_Gcha_1.0, whole genome shotgun sequence DNA includes these proteins:
- the kbtbd13a gene encoding kelch repeat and BTB domain-containing protein 13 yields MSRSAMKIPAGEETEAGSCLRPGGGSPEPQLWNQGSQGRGDSLAVTVGGRVFVVDKALLMDHCEYFQALYQSGMRECLQTELHLRGLGAAGFVAMLGVLHGERPALGANELVEAIEVAAFLQVRALTGYLVDLIDSDNCLLMCHTAFGYGVRELAHRAALFIRDMRSELREELWSLPAELVEYIDSLAPCNYMAVCSHAPSPELLQDIQRTVCYLDEDSRDWRVLTHLPKESSTTQAGLAVLDNKLYIVGGVHDVSKKVMDCGFCYSPVTDTWSTVPSPKQPRYNFTLIGHEGCLYAVGGEYNRKAISSVEKFKVSHGAWSFASQLPCPAASVASAKARSRIFVCLWKAKGATDIHEYVPQEDRWLLVTTLVRKQSYGLCMVAHRDNLYVMRNGPCDDFLMCVMDQYNLTSGQWSAVKGQYGNSKGSLLTATVRGDSVFTLNRTVTTEYAIEDSRWRTKRDMKGFGRIGSIYTFLLRIPKDAAQLKESSRADSPGQHYGLLVRDPSSSARCLNDR; encoded by the coding sequence ATGTCCCGGTCGGCGATGAAGATCCCCGCCGGTGAGGAGACGGAAGCGGGCAGCTGCCTCCGTCCGGGGGGCGGGAGCCCGGAGCCGCAGCTGTGGAATCAAGGCTCGCAGGGGCGCGGCGACAGCCTGGCGGTGACGGTGGGCGGCCGGGTGTTCGTGGTGGACAAAGCCCTCCTCATGGACCACTGCGAGTACTTCCAGGCGCTGTACCAGTCGGGCATGAGGGAGTGCctgcagacggagctccaccTGCGGGGGCTGGGCGCGGCCGGCTTCGTGGCCATGCTGGGCGTTCTCCACGGCGAGCGGCCCGCGCTGGGCGCCAACGAGCTGGTGGAGGCCATCGAGGTGGCCGCCTTCCTCCAGGTGCGCGCCCTCACCGGCTACCTGGTGGACCTGATCGACTCCGACAACTGCCTGCTCATGTGCCACACGGCCTTCGGCTACGGCGTGCGGGAGCTGGCCCACCGCGCCGCCCTGTTCATCCGGGACATGCGCTCCGAGCTGAGGGAGGAGCTGTGGTCGCTGCCCGCCGAGCTGGTGGAGTACATCGACTCGCTGGCGCCCTGCAACTACATGGCGGTGTGCAGCCACGCGCCGTCCCCGGAGCTGCTGCAGGACATCCAGAGGACGGTGTGCTACCTGGACGAGGACAGCCGGGACTGGAGGGTGCTCACCCACCTGCCCAAGGAGAGCAGCACCACCCAGGCCGGGCTGGCCGTCCTCGACAACAAGCTGTACATCGTCGGCGGGGTCCACGACGTCAGCAAGAAGGTGATGGACTGTGGGTTCTGCTACAGCCCCGTCACCGACACCTGGTCCACCGTGCCAAGCCCCAAGCAGCCCCGCTACAACTTCACCCTCATTGGCCACGAGGGCTGTCTGTACGCGGTGGGCGGGGAGTACAACCGGAAGGCCATCTCATCCGTGGAGAAGTTCAAGGTGTCCCACGGGGCCTGGAGCTTCGCCTCTCAGCTGCCCTGCCCCGCGGCGTCTGTGGCCTCGGCCAAAGCCAGGAGCCGGATCTTCGTGTGCCTCTGGAAGGCCAAGGGCGCCACGGATATCCACGAGTACGTGCCCCAGGAGGACCGCTGGCTGCTTGTCACCACGCTGGTCAGGAAGCAGAGCTACGGCCTGTGCATGGTGGCGCACCGGGACAACCTGTACGTGATGCGCAACGGGCCGTGCGACGACTTCCTGATGTGCGTGATGGATCAGTACAACCTGACGTCGGGCCAGTGGAGCGCGGTGAAGGGACAGTACGGCAACAGCAAAGGGTCACTGTTAACGGCCACCGTGAGGGGGGATTCCGTGTTCACGCTGAACCGAACGGTGACCACAGAGTACGCCATAGAGGACTCCCGCTGGAGAACCAAGAGGGACATGAAGGGCTTCGGCAGGATCGGATCCATCTATACGTTTCTCTTGAGGATCCCTAAAGACGCCGCGCAGCTCAAAGAGAGTTCGAGAGCTGACAGTCCCGGTCAACATTATGGACTCCTCGTCAGGGACCCGAGTTCATCAGCTCGATGTCTGAACGATCGGTAG
- the ubap1lb gene encoding ubiquitin-associated protein 1-like, with protein MVERKKRSVDICTYFCVCVCVCVCVCVCVCVCVCVSEMSGLEGVLLKWPLGLLQEEAGSPSTQEIILPDYQSILQDTEYDFSLENGVLTGLEDGCLRQPDPPAPRSPSPAGAPQPSCPPYWLTFSSPQQSRLAGRYSSDLWEPDPRPRSNSLNLPPRLPFASPCGDGRGEGPDARGPPPGRDLSTVGNPLQYGARKAQKAFKPSLLDPPACLSSLPHQRRKNLRQCSLTALEAHGAPQENQGPGLSGLAVPHPSIKALRRPLVTRTSSIDSVFSASQHKAPHPTPWVELLSALSPEERGLLRAITDRGYPLHTAFIALQKTGQLAPDQIFSYLGAYEHLCELGYDKAQVEEALEMFSNSETKAEEFLNLLNQFNEMGFQQSVIKEVLLVHGNHRERALEELMTHVA; from the exons ATGGTTGAACG aaagaaaaggagtGTTGACATCTGCACatacttttgtgtgtgcgtgtgtgtgtgtgtgtgtgtgtgtgtgtgtgtgtgtgtgtgtgtgtgtgt CAGTGAGATGAGTGGTCTAGAGGGGGTGCTGTTGAAGTGGCCCCTGGGTCTGCTGCAGGAAGAGGCGGGATCCCCCTCTACCCAAGAGATAATTCTCCCGGACTACCAAAGCATACTGCAGGACACAGag tacGATTTCAGCCTGGAGAACGGCGTGCTGACCGGCCTGGAAGACGGCTGCCTCCGTCAGCCcgaccccccggccccccgctccCCGTCCCCAGCCGGGGCCCCGCAGCCCTCCTGCCCGCCCTACTGGCTCACGTTCAGCAGCCCCCAGCAGAGCCGCCTGGCCGGCCGCTACAGCTCCGACCTCTGGGAGCCCGACCCCCGGCCGCGCTCCAACAGCCTCAACCTGCCCCCCCGGCTCCCCTTCGCCAGCCCCTGCGGCGACGGCCGCGGGGAGGGGCCCGACGCCCGGGGGCCCCCGCCCGGGAGGGACCTCTCTACGGTGGGGAACCCGCTCCAGTACGGCGCCAGGAAGGCGCAGAAGGCCTTCAAGCCCAGCCTGCTTGACCCCCCCGCGTGCCTGAGCAGCCTGCCCCACCAGCGCCGCAAGAACCTGCGGCAGTGTTCGCTTACGGCGCTGGAGGCCCACGGGGCCCCCCAGGAGAACCAGGGGCCGGGCTTGAGTGGCCTGGCTGTCCCACATCCCAGCATCAAGGCCCTTCGCAGACCTCTGGTGACCAGGACCAGCTCCATCGACAGCGTGTTCTCCGCCTCGCAGCACAAGGCACCGCACCCG ACCCCCTGGGTGGAGCTGCTGTCCGCTCTGAGCCCCGAGGAGAGAGGGCTGCTCCGGGCCATCACAGACCGCGGGTACCCCCTTCACACCGCCTTCATCGCCCTGCAGAAGACCGGTCAGCTCGCCCCCGACCAG ATTTTCAGCTACCTGGGGGCTTATGAACATCTCTGTGAGCTGGGCTACGACAAAGCCCAAGTAGAGGAAGCCCTGGAGATGTTTTCCAACTCTGAGACAAAG GCGGAAGAGTTTCTGAATCTCCTGAACCAGTTCAACGAGATGGGCTTCCAGCAGAGCGTCATCAAGGAGGTTCTGCTGGTCCACGGCAACCATCGCGAGCGGGCCTTGGAGGAACTGATGACGCACGTGGCGTGA
- the pdcd7 gene encoding programmed cell death protein 7: MSGNHSNPPWSWSSQDPPPNDVNAGPFWSGHPGPPNHPGYGGYPYGFPPNVPPPPAPRMEGYGAYGDQGYGFNPSLPPPPFNCPPSQYPPSLTSGQGALREPSGPFNPMVGDRHDNPGPSNSQMYGHHPTTNRNPRQGNQHAYSTFGESEPPGFTYQHQQQEYRDLSEIHSAPVRSYQTLAAAQSKEPGQALSRTPLDESVIQRRQDEQWIRQFVQRRRKAAKKTPDFEQTASKPSPLRFREDLYGALKLVSKLSLACNTLKQNLEDDSGWADVYLQAQDTKKELQETLESLKGGDHLEGLKSKLLQISKRRARLRRRKQVKREELAQDRFADKEAAIDKWRMKRIQAVEEKKKERELKLAADSVLCEVRRKQADVKRMQDILRSLEKLRKLRKEAASRKGISPDADSEQGFGGRLERLRALIRTRTAVYGAEEKALRVMLEGEQEEERQRDLEERQRKERERQLQKKREVAVMLFGDEVPADPRQQPFREYYTQAERSLRALVQIRREWDMFLVPAGQAESSPVPQGWVLPEPPSDNAWASAMA, translated from the exons ATGTCGGGCAACCATTCAAACCCACCCTGGTCCTGGTCGTCCCAGGACCCACCACCCAACGATGTCAATGCGGGTCCCTTCTGGTCAGGCCACCCGGGACCGCCTAATCATCCAGGATATGGCGGCTATCCTTATGGATTCCCACCCAATGTGCCTCCGCCTCCCGCACCCAGGATGGAGGGGTATGGAGCCTATGGGGATCAGGGCTATGGATTCAATCCCTCGCTTCCACCACCGCCATTCAACTGTCCACCCAGCCAGTATCCGCCTTCACTCACCTCTGGCCAGGGAGCTCTCAGGGAACCCAGTGGTCCGTTTAATCCAATGGTTGGTGACAGACACGACAACCCGGGGCCTTCAAATAGTCAAATGTACGGTCATCACCCAACAACGAACCGTAACCCCAGGCAAGGTAATCAGCACGCTTATTCAACGTTTGGAGAGTCTGAACCACCGGGTTTTACATATCAGCATCAACAACAGGAATATAGGGATCTGTCAGAAATACACAGTGCACCTGTTCGTAGCTACCAGACCTTAGCTGCAGCTCAGAGCAAGGAACCAGGACAAGCGCTCAGTAGAACACCTCTGGATGAGAGTGTCATTCAGAGGAGACAAGATGAGCAGTGGATCCGGCAGTTCGTACAGAGAAGAAGGAAGGCTGCCAAAAAGACCCCAGACTTCGAGCAGACTGCCTCCAAGCCGTCCCCCTTGCGGTTTCGAGAGGACCTCTACGGCGCTCTAAAGCTCGTGTCAAAGCTTTCACTCGCTTGCAACACGCTGAAGCAAAACCTGGAGGACGACAGTGGTTGGGCGGATGTTTACCTGCAGGCGCAAGACACGAAGAAGGAGCTCCAAGAGACACTGGAATCCCTGAAGGGCGGTGACCATCTAGAGGGGCTGAAAAGCAAACTTTTACAGATCAGTAAGAGAAGAGCCCGGTTGAGGAGGCGAAAGCAGGTGAAGAGGGAAGAGCTGGCACAGGACCGGTTTGCGGATAAGGAAGCGGCCATCGACAAATGGAGGATGAAACGGATTCAGGCAGTGGAGGAGAAAAAGAAG GAGCGAGAGTTGAAGCTCGCCGCGGACTCTGTTCTGTGTGAGGTGAGGAGGAAGCAGGCGGACGTGAAGAGGATGCAGGACATCCTTCGCTCCCTGGAGAAGCTGAGGAAGCTGAGGAAGGAGGCAGCATCCAGGAAGG GCATCTCCCCGGACGCCGACTCGGAGCAGGGGTTCGGCGGCCGGCTGGAGCGGCTGCGCGCGCTGATCCGCACGCGGACGGCGGTGTACGGGGCGGAGGAGAAGGCTTTGCGCGTCATGCTGGAGggcgagcaggaggaggagcggcagcGCGACCTGGAGGAGCGACAgcggaaggagagggagagacagctgCAGAAGAAACGGGAGGTGGCCGTCATGCTCTTCGGAG ACGAGGTGCCGGCCGACCCACGGCAGCAGCCCTTCAGAGAGTACTACACCCAAGCCGAACGGTCGCTGCGGGCTCTGGTGCAGATAAG GAGGGAGTGGGACATGTTTCTGGTGCCCGCTGGTCAGGCTGAGAGCTCCCCAGTTCCCCAGGGCTGGGTGCTGCCCGAGCCCCCCTCAGACAACGCCTGGGCCTCAGCCATGGCTTGA
- the spg21 gene encoding maspardin — MEEIKVSPDYNWFRSTVPLKRIIVDDDDSKVWSLYDAGPKSIRCPIIFLPPVSGTAEVFFQQVLALTGWGYRVISLQYPVYWDLLEFCDGFRKLLDHLQLDKVHLCGASLGGFLAQKFAECTYKSPRVHSLILCNSFSDTSIFNQTWAANSFWLMPAFMLKKIVLGNFSKGPVDPKMADAIDFMVDRLESLNQSDLASRLTLNCQNSYVEPHKIKDVVVTIIDVFDHSALSLEAKEEMYKLYPNARRAHLKTGGNFPYLCRSAEVNLYIQIHLRQFHGTRYAAINPSMVSAEELEVQKTQLTEDRDLADSQ, encoded by the exons ATGGAGGAGATAAAAGTGTCTCCCGACTACAACTGGTTCAGGAGTACAGTGCCATTGAAAAGA ATAATAGTCGACGACGACGACAGCAAGGTGTGGTCGCTGTACGATGCCGGGCCCAAGAGCATCCGGTGCCCCATCATCTTCCTGCCCCCGGTCAGTGGCACTGCAGAGGTGTTCTTCCAGCAGGTCCTGGCTCTGACCGGCTGGGGCtacagagtcatctcg TTGCAGTATCCTGTATACTGGGATCTCTTGGAGTTCTGCGATGGATTCCGGAAGCTTCTTGATCACTTGCAGTTGGATAAG GTTCATTTGTGTGGGGCTTCGTTGGGGGGGTTCCTGGCCCAGAAGTTCGCAGAGTGTACGTACAAGTCCCCAAGGGTGCACTCTCTAATACTGTGCAACTCCTTCAGCGACACCTCAATTTTTAACCAGACCTGGGCGGCAAACAG CTTTTGGTTGATGCCAGCCTTTATGCTTAAGAAGATTGTTTTGGGGAACTTTTCCAAAGGACCTGTCGACCCCAAAATGGCAGACGCGATCGACTTCATGGTTGACCGG CTGGAGAGTCTGAACCAAAGTGACCTAGCCTCCCGGCTCACGCTCAACTGTCAGAACTCCTACGTGGAACCACACAAGATAAAGGACGTGGTGGTGACCATCATTGAT GTGTTTGATCACAGTGCCCTCTCTCTGGAGGCCAAGGAGGAGATGTATAAACTGTACCCCAACGCCAGGCGAGCTCATCTCAAAACAGGCGGGAACTTCCCTTACCTCTGCCGGAGTGCGGAGGTCAACCTGTACATCCAG ATCCACTTGCGCCAGTTCCACGGAACGAGGTACGCTGCCATCAACCCCTCCATGGTCAGCGCCGAGGAGCTCGAGGTGCAGAAGACTCAGCTGACGGAGGACAGAGACCTGGCCGACAGCCAATGA
- the ankdd1a gene encoding ankyrin repeat and death domain-containing protein 1A isoform X2 — MEDDLASEDDTLLLSEKALHDAAKRNEVEKMQELIRMGVNVRAKNKVERKALHWAAGAGNEEAVRLLLQRDRHLDEEDSFGMNALLLASWFGHLKILQLLVASGALLTWENKNGLSMLHCAAQRGHTKVLEFIMENLEDLSLDRVDKAGKTAFLLAAEHGQQEVVEYLIGMGCTHGSKDKGGNTALHLAARNGCCEVLRKILETGLDVDERNAEGLTALHMAVDEDHSGCVELLLLFGCNVNAQTMKDMNALHFAAQHGLVNVTILMLEAKTHTDVVDSQNRTPLHIAVSNHHANVVRLLLDSGCDLDIPDKRLQTPLHIAAEDGRQDLVEMMLIAGVKLHLTDKGKTCLEVAARGGHVILVDMIIKADRFYKWEKESASRGHPPWVGRPLTFRQDHQLETQHLRSVLWSLATKHLCRGEWKLLGQHWGFTSDHMRAIEQQWTGSKSFKEHGHRMLLIWLHGAVQAGDNPVKGLYEGLVEISRTDLAESIRQKANDDIIHPRICCLM; from the exons ATGGAGGATGACCTGGCGTCTGAGGACGATACGC TGCTGCTGTCAGAGAAGGCCCTCCATGACGCGGCCAAGAGGAACGAGGTGGAGAAGATGCAGGAGCTGATCAGGATGGGGGTCAACGTCCGGGCAAAGAACAAG GTTGAGAGGAAGGCGCTGCACTGGGCCGCTGGAGCCGGCAACGAGGAGGCCGTCCGTCTGCTGCTGCAGAGGGACAGACACCTGGACGAGGAGGACAGT TTTGGCATGAACGCCCTCCTGCTGGCCTCCTGGTTCGGTCACCTGAAGATCCTTCAGCTCTTGGTGGCCTCTGGAGCCCTGCTCACCTGGGAGAACAAG AATGGCCTGAGCATGCTCCACTGTGCGGCCCAGAGAGGTCACACCAAAGTCCTGGAGTTCATCATGGAGAACCTGGAGGATCTCAGCCTGGACAGAGTGGACAAG GCTGGGAAGACAGCGTTCCTACTGGCTGCTGAACACGGACAGCAAGAAGTGGTGGAGTACCTCATCGGAATGGGTTGTACACACGGCTCGAAAGACAAG GGGGGGAACACGGCTCTGCATCTCGCAGCCAGGAACGGATGCTGTGAGGTGCTGAGGAAGATACTGGAGACGGGCCTGGATGTGGATGAGAGGAACGCA GAGGGCCTCACAGCATTGCACATGGCGGTGGATGAGGATCACAGCGGTTGTGTTGAGCTCTTGCTGCTCTTCGGCTGCAACGTCAACGCTCAAACTATG AAGGACATGAACGCCTTGCATTTCGCCGCTCAGCATGGCTTGGTCAATGTGACCATCTTAATGCTGGAAGCAAAGACTCACACAGATGTTGTAGACAGT CAAAACAGGACGCCTCTTCACATAGCCGTGTCCAACCATCACGCCAATGTCGTACGGCTACTGCTAGATTCTGGATGTGACCTGGACATCCCTGACAAG AGGCTTCAGACCCCGTTACACATCGCTGCAGAAGATGGCCGCCAGGACCTGGTGGAAATGATGCTCATAGCCGGAGTCAAACTCCACCTGACGGACAAG GGTAAAACGTGTCTGGAGGTTGCGGCGAGGGGCGGCCACGTCATCCTCGTCGACATGATCATCAAAGCTGACCGGTTCTACAAGtgggaaaaa gagaGCGCGTCCAGGGGCCATCCCCCGTGGGTGGGCCGACCGCTGACCTTCAGGCAGGATCACCAGCTGGAGACCCAGCACCTGCGGTCCGTCCTGTGGAGCCTGGCCACCAAGCACCTCTGCCGGGGCGAGTGGAAGCTCCTGGGCCAGCACTGGGGCTTCACCAGCGACCACATGCGTGCTATAGAGCAACAGTGGACAG GTTCCAAGAGCTTCAAGGAGCACGGTCATCGGATGCTGCTGATCTGGCTGCATGGGGCAGTGCAGGCCGGAGACAACCCAGTGAAAGGCCTGTACGAGGGGCTGGTGGAGATCTCACGCACAGATCTGGCAG AAAGCATCCGCCAAAAGGCGAACGATGACATCATCCATCCCAGAATATGTTGCTTAATGTGA
- the ankdd1a gene encoding ankyrin repeat and death domain-containing protein 1A isoform X1, protein MEDDLASEDDTLLLSEKALHDAAKRNEVEKMQELIRMGVNVRAKNKVERKALHWAAGAGNEEAVRLLLQRDRHLDEEDSFGMNALLLASWFGHLKILQLLVASGALLTWENKNGLSMLHCAAQRGHTKVLEFIMENLEDLSLDRVDKAGKTAFLLAAEHGQQEVVEYLIGMGCTHGSKDKGGNTALHLAARNGCCEVLRKILETGLDVDERNAEGLTALHMAVDEDHSGCVELLLLFGCNVNAQTMKDMNALHFAAQHGLVNVTILMLEAKTHTDVVDSQNRTPLHIAVSNHHANVVRLLLDSGCDLDIPDKRLQTPLHIAAEDGRQDLVEMMLIAGVKLHLTDKQGKTCLEVAARGGHVILVDMIIKADRFYKWEKESASRGHPPWVGRPLTFRQDHQLETQHLRSVLWSLATKHLCRGEWKLLGQHWGFTSDHMRAIEQQWTGSKSFKEHGHRMLLIWLHGAVQAGDNPVKGLYEGLVEISRTDLAESIRQKANDDIIHPRICCLM, encoded by the exons ATGGAGGATGACCTGGCGTCTGAGGACGATACGC TGCTGCTGTCAGAGAAGGCCCTCCATGACGCGGCCAAGAGGAACGAGGTGGAGAAGATGCAGGAGCTGATCAGGATGGGGGTCAACGTCCGGGCAAAGAACAAG GTTGAGAGGAAGGCGCTGCACTGGGCCGCTGGAGCCGGCAACGAGGAGGCCGTCCGTCTGCTGCTGCAGAGGGACAGACACCTGGACGAGGAGGACAGT TTTGGCATGAACGCCCTCCTGCTGGCCTCCTGGTTCGGTCACCTGAAGATCCTTCAGCTCTTGGTGGCCTCTGGAGCCCTGCTCACCTGGGAGAACAAG AATGGCCTGAGCATGCTCCACTGTGCGGCCCAGAGAGGTCACACCAAAGTCCTGGAGTTCATCATGGAGAACCTGGAGGATCTCAGCCTGGACAGAGTGGACAAG GCTGGGAAGACAGCGTTCCTACTGGCTGCTGAACACGGACAGCAAGAAGTGGTGGAGTACCTCATCGGAATGGGTTGTACACACGGCTCGAAAGACAAG GGGGGGAACACGGCTCTGCATCTCGCAGCCAGGAACGGATGCTGTGAGGTGCTGAGGAAGATACTGGAGACGGGCCTGGATGTGGATGAGAGGAACGCA GAGGGCCTCACAGCATTGCACATGGCGGTGGATGAGGATCACAGCGGTTGTGTTGAGCTCTTGCTGCTCTTCGGCTGCAACGTCAACGCTCAAACTATG AAGGACATGAACGCCTTGCATTTCGCCGCTCAGCATGGCTTGGTCAATGTGACCATCTTAATGCTGGAAGCAAAGACTCACACAGATGTTGTAGACAGT CAAAACAGGACGCCTCTTCACATAGCCGTGTCCAACCATCACGCCAATGTCGTACGGCTACTGCTAGATTCTGGATGTGACCTGGACATCCCTGACAAG AGGCTTCAGACCCCGTTACACATCGCTGCAGAAGATGGCCGCCAGGACCTGGTGGAAATGATGCTCATAGCCGGAGTCAAACTCCACCTGACGGACAAG CAGGGTAAAACGTGTCTGGAGGTTGCGGCGAGGGGCGGCCACGTCATCCTCGTCGACATGATCATCAAAGCTGACCGGTTCTACAAGtgggaaaaa gagaGCGCGTCCAGGGGCCATCCCCCGTGGGTGGGCCGACCGCTGACCTTCAGGCAGGATCACCAGCTGGAGACCCAGCACCTGCGGTCCGTCCTGTGGAGCCTGGCCACCAAGCACCTCTGCCGGGGCGAGTGGAAGCTCCTGGGCCAGCACTGGGGCTTCACCAGCGACCACATGCGTGCTATAGAGCAACAGTGGACAG GTTCCAAGAGCTTCAAGGAGCACGGTCATCGGATGCTGCTGATCTGGCTGCATGGGGCAGTGCAGGCCGGAGACAACCCAGTGAAAGGCCTGTACGAGGGGCTGGTGGAGATCTCACGCACAGATCTGGCAG AAAGCATCCGCCAAAAGGCGAACGATGACATCATCCATCCCAGAATATGTTGCTTAATGTGA
- the plekho2 gene encoding pleckstrin homology domain-containing family O member 2, protein MEDGVKGDPAQPKEARFLSKAGWVKKASGRVLAMYKDRYVHVEKFEVVVYENEDLKTCLQRLDLENFEKCLELKSFFKKKNRFILIREPKCANKIQDVKFQAQTPEEKDSWIKALTEGINRAKNKIFDEVKVDESNNLDHVTRTRPKGNRGRRPPTRIHIKEVANDEKDAGFSDGNNYENIEIKEPPKKCETLPMPPSSNSNSTEEMQSSSPELKEPEPVVEPKKVFKPPMPPSKDIKDILATENGPSTEADPEKVPGPPKPPSKELKPSVSTAEEEIEDLSEGDPVPGAEEITDPVFSPPTEPMSSSTDDPAMELSPAQESSPPTIPPVDKKPAKDPKTEGSPLTWEGPSDEIVVKVSEMDQSSSLPTVQKPEVEDMSTSPTAEEHPKVLDVTPEPISNSTPSGPLNASSSNKPQVQWQSDPTTLPTPDSASLETTRKGPSPIPPLKKKPLKMLPPKTLSPAQLPQPEDQPAVSAIPIVTQQEDSSSSEAAPSVGSTHIEDSPEPTTESQEVIPTVVLTLSEPEAQRATSERSICHSEGDSMDSGSEDTLASSTFALRGSQVGLDSVYASDDDSEDYNNPAQIRDAAPPGTKISQVSSSVQITLIREKPKVGPRPPVPLRPIFKAMSASVGDLLSNISEETPASGEDLNEVKNLEREIALGLEQTKELLSNTAQTQGEGLGKNMPEDLLAKAMEKLRMADHFLREAKTFEESKRPSRSNRSSW, encoded by the exons GGTGTGAAGGGGGACCCGGCCCAGCCTAAAGAGGCCAGGTTCCTCAGCAAGGCCGGCTGGGTGAAGAAGGCCTCAGGCAGGGTGCTGGCTATGTACAAGGACCGCTACGTCCACGTGGAGAAGTTCGAAGTGGTGGTGTATGAAAACGAG GATTTAAAAACTTGCCTGCAGAGATTAGACCTTGAAAACTTTGAGAAATGCCTCGAGTTGAAGAGCTTCTTCAAGAAGAAGAACAGATTCATATTGATACGAGAACCCAAATGTGCCAACAAG ATCCAGGACGTCAAGTTTCAAGCCCAGACTCCAGAGGAGAAGGACTCCTGGATCAAGGCCTTGACCGAAGGCATTAACCGAGCCAAGAATAAAATCTTTGATGAG gTCAAAGTTGATGAAAGTAATAACCTAGATCATGTGACACGAACGAGACCCAAGGGCAACCGAGGCCGGAGGCCACCAACCAGGATCCATATAAAAGAG GTGGCCAACGACGAAAAGGATGCTGGGTTTTCTGACGGCAACAATTATGAAAACATTGAGATCAAGGAACCTCCTAAAAAGTGTGAGACCCTTCCTATGCCTCCATCCAGTAACAGCAATTCCACCGAGGAAATGCAGTCAAGTTCCCCCGAACTGAAAGAGCCAGAGCCTGTGGTTGAACCGAAAAAAGTCTTTAAACCTCCCATGCCTCCATCAAAAGATATTAAAGATATTTTAGCAACTGAGAAtggaccttccacggaggctgACCCAGAAAAG GTGCCAGGGCCGCCTAAGCCCCCCTCTAAAGAGCTGAAGCCCAGTGTTTCCACTGCTGAGGAAGAAATTGAAGACCTGTCCGAAGGTGATCCTGTGCCCGGGGCTGAAGAAATAACAGATCCAGTGTTCTCCCCTCCGACCGAACCCATGAGCAGCTCCACGGATGACCCAGCCATGGAGCTGTCGCCTGCGCAGGAATCCAGCCCTCCCACTATACCTCCTGTAGACAAGAAGCCTGCTAAGGACCCAAAGACGGAGGGCTCGCCATTGACGTGGGAAGGCCCAAGTGATGAAATCGTAGTCAAAGTGAGTGAGATGGATCAATCCTCATCCCTACCCACTGTCCAAAAGCCAGAGGTGGAAGATATGTCAACAAGTCCCACTGCCGAGGAACATCCCAAAGTATTAGATGTAACACCTGAGCCAATATCAAACTCTACCCCAAGTGGTCCACTTAACGCctccagcagcaacaagccgcAGGTCCAATGGCAATCTGACCCCACAACTCTACCTACCCCGGACTCAGCTTCATTAGAAACAACCAGGAAGGGCCCCAGCCCAATACCACCCCTCAAGAAAAAGCCTTTAAAAATGTTACCTCCAAAGACGCTCTCTCCTGCACAGCTGCCTCAGCCTGAAGATCAACCGGCAGTGAGTGCTATCCCCATAGTCACTCAGCAGGAAGACAGCTCCTCCAGTGAAGCTGCACCCTCAGTCGGCTCGACCCACATAGAAGACTCTCCCGAACCCACGACAGAGTCTCAAGAAGTTATCCCAACCGTGGTTCTTACTCTGAGCGAACCGGAAGCACAGCGAGCGACATCAGAGCGCAGCATTTGCCACTCTGAGGGCGACAGTATGGACTCTGGAAGCGAAGACACTTTGGCCTCCTCCACTTTTGCACTACGGGGAAGTCAAGTGGGTTTAGACTCTGTCTACGCGAGCGACGACGACAGTGAGGATTACAACAACCCGGCGCAGATCCGGGATGCAGCTCCTCCGGGAACCAAGATCTCTCAGGTGTCCTCAAGTGTGCAAATAACCCTAATCCGGGAAAAGCCTAAAGTCGGCCCTCGACCCCCTGTCCCACTCAGACCCATTTTCAAAGCCATGTCGGCCTCGGTTGGAGATCTGCTGTCCAACATTTCAGAGGAGACCCCAGCCAGTGGGGAGGACCTCAATGAGGTCAAAAACCTTGAGAGGGAAATTGCTCTGGGGTTGGAGCAGACAAAGGAACTCCTCAGCAACACAGCCCAGACACAGGGGGAGGGCCTCGGAAAAAACATGCCAGAAGATTTACTGGCAAAGGCCATGGAGAAACTAAGGATGGCGGATCACTTTCTCAGGGAGGCTAAGACCTTTGAGGAGTCGAAACGTCCGAGCAGAAGCAACAGGAGCAGCTGGTGA